In a single window of the Candidatus Atribacteria bacterium ADurb.Bin276 genome:
- a CDS encoding Peptidase M16 inactive domain protein: MNELQQQVEKVRLKNGLTFLFISIPDSLLCSIHLCLAMGNLFENEKERGLSALLQEAIVKGTQTKDAITFNREIESLGASIESSSNSFVGKIAIEGPNEQIFAILALFFELIKSPALRKEEIEKEKRFLIEQLAALDDDPLKAALLRFKKAFYGTHPYGSSTLGEPDCLETFTEKKVLEWYRRWYVPNNMVIAVVGNFDLSKMKDVFLHQMGELIPQKVKPFKEDNFYPLSLRIVEQKDIQDNWMVIGYRAPSLFDIRGRTAFELLSNCLGGSMYSRLFLKVREELGLSYQVGSIYVPFIGSSFICAYAGFSYPFFEEIIQIFRKEFNNLVYMSATEFEETKNYTLGMYLSRFETVYSLSSMISFYERIGLGWEFPFKYQELIQGMSLEEALNIYSKHKGEGETLGAVVSSQIKK; the protein is encoded by the coding sequence ATGAACGAATTACAACAGCAGGTAGAAAAAGTTCGCTTGAAAAATGGCTTAACTTTCTTATTTATCTCTATTCCTGATTCTTTATTATGCTCAATCCATCTTTGCCTGGCTATGGGAAATTTATTCGAAAACGAAAAAGAAAGAGGCCTTTCAGCGCTTTTACAGGAGGCAATTGTAAAGGGGACCCAAACTAAAGATGCGATTACTTTCAATCGTGAAATTGAATCGCTTGGCGCATCAATAGAAAGCTCATCAAATAGTTTTGTTGGAAAGATTGCCATTGAAGGACCAAACGAGCAAATATTTGCTATTCTTGCCCTTTTCTTCGAATTGATTAAAAGTCCAGCATTGAGAAAAGAGGAAATAGAAAAGGAAAAAAGATTTTTAATCGAGCAACTTGCTGCTCTTGACGACGATCCTCTCAAGGCGGCTCTTCTCCGTTTTAAAAAAGCGTTTTATGGAACTCACCCCTATGGGTCATCTACCCTTGGAGAACCTGACTGTCTGGAAACTTTTACTGAAAAAAAAGTATTAGAATGGTATCGTCGCTGGTATGTTCCAAATAATATGGTTATTGCAGTAGTGGGTAATTTTGATCTTAGCAAGATGAAAGATGTATTTCTGCATCAAATGGGAGAGCTCATTCCTCAAAAGGTAAAGCCTTTTAAGGAAGACAATTTTTATCCTTTATCTTTACGGATTGTTGAACAAAAGGATATTCAGGATAATTGGATGGTAATTGGTTACCGGGCACCTTCCCTTTTTGATATTCGGGGAAGAACAGCTTTTGAACTTTTGTCGAACTGCTTAGGAGGGAGCATGTATTCCCGGCTTTTTTTGAAAGTTCGTGAAGAATTAGGATTAAGTTACCAAGTCGGTTCAATATATGTACCTTTTATTGGATCCTCGTTCATCTGCGCTTATGCTGGCTTTTCTTATCCATTCTTTGAGGAGATAATTCAGATTTTTCGTAAGGAATTCAATAACTTAGTTTATATGAGCGCAACAGAATTTGAAGAAACAAAAAATTATACCCTTGGTATGTATTTGAGTCGTTTTGAAACCGTGTATTCACTCTCTTCAATGATATCTTTTTATGAAAGAATTGGTTTAGGATGGGAATTCCCCTTTAAATATCAAGAGTTAATTCAGGGTATGTCTCTGGAAGAGGCTTTAAATATATATAGTAAGCATAAAGGGGAAGGAGAAACCTTAGGAGCAGTGGTTTCTTCTCAGATAAAAAAATAA